Proteins from a genomic interval of Deltaproteobacteria bacterium RBG_16_64_85:
- a CDS encoding division/cell wall cluster transcriptional repressor MraZ: MFRGRFEYTIDPKGRVNIPAPFREQLQETGQESFVITNYSGCIYAYPADDWARIEEKLSSVSSVDRKLNTFLRFFVGGAVETVPDKQGRILIPSSLRTYAGLEKDVVITGMPNRFEIWAREQWVEEIGRFEKEGFEDPELEREIKSLRI; the protein is encoded by the coding sequence ATCTTCCGAGGACGTTTCGAATATACCATCGATCCGAAGGGCAGGGTGAACATCCCCGCCCCCTTCCGGGAGCAGCTCCAGGAAACCGGCCAGGAATCGTTCGTCATCACCAATTACTCGGGCTGCATTTACGCCTATCCTGCCGACGACTGGGCGCGGATCGAGGAAAAGCTTTCCTCCGTCTCCAGCGTCGACAGGAAGCTCAACACCTTCCTCCGGTTTTTCGTCGGCGGAGCCGTGGAGACCGTTCCGGACAAGCAGGGCAGGATCCTCATCCCCTCCTCGCTTCGCACGTATGCAGGCCTCGAAAAAGACGTCGTCATCACCGGTATGCCGAATCGCTTCGAAATCTGGGCGCGCGAACAGTGGGTGGAGGAGATCGGCCGGTTCGAGAAGGAAGGGTTCGAAGATCCCGAGCTGGAGCGGGAGATCAAGTCGCTCAGGATCTGA